Proteins encoded together in one Anaerotignum propionicum DSM 1682 window:
- a CDS encoding AraC family transcriptional regulator — protein sequence MDSISCMNYAMAYIEEHLTEEIDYSEISRIAYCSEYHFKRMFSFLSGITLSEYIRRRRLTLAALDLKDRDLRIIDVAVKYGYGSADSFSRAFHSMHGFLPSEARNENIQLKAYPRMTFQLSIKGGCEMNYRIVEKEQFKLVGFKKRVPIVFEGVNSEIAKMTELLTPDVIKQLKSVSNVEPIGIISASTNFSEERMEETGVLDHYIGVATSKNEIAEFDILEIDASTWAVFESIGPFPDTLQNVWGRIYSEWFPSSGYEVARGPEILWNESPDTSNPKYKSEIWIPVKKKDSKI from the coding sequence ATGGATTCTATAAGTTGTATGAATTATGCAATGGCTTACATTGAAGAGCACTTAACTGAGGAAATTGATTATAGTGAGATTTCAAGAATTGCTTACTGTTCAGAATATCATTTTAAGCGTATGTTTTCTTTTTTATCGGGTATCACCTTGTCAGAATATATTCGAAGAAGAAGACTAACACTTGCTGCGCTTGATTTGAAAGATAGGGATTTGAGAATCATTGATGTAGCAGTAAAGTACGGTTATGGCTCGGCCGATTCATTCTCCCGTGCTTTTCATTCTATGCATGGCTTTCTTCCTTCTGAGGCAAGAAATGAGAATATTCAACTAAAAGCTTATCCTAGAATGACCTTTCAATTATCAATCAAAGGAGGATGTGAAATGAATTATCGCATTGTTGAGAAAGAACAATTCAAATTAGTAGGTTTTAAGAAGAGAGTTCCAATTGTTTTTGAGGGGGTTAACTCTGAGATTGCAAAAATGACCGAACTTTTAACCCCAGATGTTATAAAGCAATTGAAATCAGTTTCAAATGTAGAACCAATAGGTATTATTAGCGCATCAACTAATTTTTCAGAAGAAAGAATGGAAGAAACGGGTGTGCTGGATCATTACATTGGGGTAGCAACATCAAAAAATGAAATTGCAGAGTTCGATATATTAGAAATTGATGCCAGTACTTGGGCAGTATTTGAATCAATTGGGCCGTTTCCAGATACACTTCAAAATGTGTGGGGCAGAATATACTCAGAATGGTTTCCGTCCTCAGGATATGAGGTGGCTAGAGGTCCGGAAATTTTGTGGAATGAAAGTCCTGACACATCAAACCCCAAATATAAAAGTGAAATATGGATACCAGTGAAGAAAAAAGACAGTAAAATATAG
- a CDS encoding putative immunity protein, translating to MPKARKMLSDWKAPYMQSLMKLIETQSKETLSYWAIEYAQQVILPLWCKYYPHDQRPQNALKAAREWLSGEIKLPQAKPVILECHAAAREAEGNPVAQASARAIGQSASTIHSARHCIGLAFYGAVAVAYEQLGKDAPWIQIEQCAAQECGRMEAALRDVAVKDEHNPAKINWKC from the coding sequence ATGCCAAAAGCAAGAAAGATGCTAAGTGATTGGAAAGCACCGTATATGCAGTCACTCATGAAACTAATTGAGACGCAGAGTAAGGAAACACTTTCTTACTGGGCGATTGAATATGCCCAACAGGTTATATTACCCCTATGGTGCAAGTACTATCCTCATGATCAGCGTCCCCAAAATGCACTGAAGGCTGCCCGTGAATGGCTGTCAGGGGAAATTAAACTTCCTCAAGCAAAACCGGTAATACTTGAGTGCCACGCTGCCGCCCGTGAAGCAGAAGGAAATCCTGTTGCGCAAGCTTCTGCAAGAGCGATAGGTCAATCTGCATCCACCATTCATTCTGCACGGCATTGCATAGGACTTGCCTTTTATGGAGCAGTTGCAGTTGCTTATGAACAGCTTGGAAAGGATGCACCTTGGATTCAAATTGAGCAATGTGCCGCCCAGGAGTGCGGGCGTATGGAAGCCGCTTTGCGTGACGTTGCCGTTAAGGACGAGCATAATCCTGCGAAAATAAATTGGAAATGCTGA
- a CDS encoding MarR family winged helix-turn-helix transcriptional regulator: MQEVVKKCNEYGIHYALTVQRREGLLKIRIFRIKTGGGSVEPEMYPLHFGNQRIDKIRNQTYNKIRKRIYKKGDYSMDDVKAVSTALDRLYRKQGDLYHEYASYYGLSDIAFWILYTLCGADETYTQNQIADLWHFPRQSVNSAVSSLVKEGYIFLEKLTVARNNKALRLTEQGVEFCQSAIFPFYEMENRIFNKMSEDERNQFFALSAKQCELLEQEIKAALMEK, encoded by the coding sequence ATGCAAGAGGTTGTGAAAAAATGCAATGAATACGGAATTCATTATGCTTTAACGGTACAAAGAAGGGAAGGGCTACTAAAAATAAGAATATTTAGAATTAAAACAGGAGGGGGATCTGTTGAGCCGGAAATGTATCCGCTTCATTTTGGCAACCAAAGGATTGACAAAATCCGAAATCAGACATATAATAAAATCCGAAAGCGGATTTACAAAAAAGGAGATTATTCTATGGATGATGTGAAGGCAGTTAGCACAGCGTTGGACAGGCTATACAGAAAGCAAGGTGATTTATACCATGAATATGCTTCTTATTATGGTTTGTCAGATATTGCTTTCTGGATTCTCTATACCCTATGTGGGGCAGATGAAACCTACACGCAAAATCAGATTGCGGATTTATGGCATTTTCCTCGGCAGAGCGTGAACTCTGCTGTCAGCTCATTGGTAAAAGAAGGTTATATTTTTTTAGAAAAACTTACAGTTGCACGAAACAATAAGGCACTGCGTCTGACAGAACAGGGTGTAGAATTTTGCCAAAGTGCTATTTTTCCATTTTATGAAATGGAAAATCGTATTTTTAATAAGATGTCTGAGGATGAAAGGAATCAATTTTTTGCCTTGTCCGCGAAACAGTGTGAACTGTTGGAGCAAGAGATAAAGGCGGCTTTGATGGAGAAATAA
- a CDS encoding ABC transporter ATP-binding protein has translation MKLIFEFMKPYRRLMVFVLIVMMLDVAGGLLIPTITADIINHGIGGGSLTYILQQGLFMIAVSLLTSFGALAGSYLGASLSAKLGRDIRNALYDKTLSFSASDMERFGTGSMITRTLSDVNIVQQSVIMVVQMILPVPVVCILGIVMAFRIDVMMGWILTGVTLAILFMAFCVIKKAAPLFQRLQRFLDRMNIVIRENITGVRVIRAFNKELFEEKRMSRVFGDYREVSVKVNRLFAGLESTALLVINLVIVGILYVGGNRTGAGFMKIGDIIALSEYAILILFYLIMAQMVMVMLPRALICIGRIQDVLDLEPEIKDGNYSEQPIKTEGTDVIRFENVSFCFSDAGENTLSELNFICKRGQTTAIIGSTGSGKSTIAKLILRFHDVSKGAIKLNEMNIRDMEQSHLREHISYVPQKAWLFSGTIANNLLYGNKDASEEEMQHILSVAQADFVTELSGGLLAHVAQGGINFSGGQKQRLSIARALMKKADLYIFDDSFSALDFKTDAALRKALKNQTKHSAVLIIAQRISTIMNADQIIVLENGKIVGIGTHQSLMEECPVYQDIAKSQMKGEVARG, from the coding sequence ATGAAACTTATTTTTGAATTTATGAAGCCATATCGCAGGCTAATGGTCTTTGTTTTGATTGTGATGATGCTGGATGTGGCTGGTGGGTTATTGATTCCAACGATTACGGCAGATATTATCAATCACGGAATTGGCGGCGGCAGCCTGACGTATATACTTCAGCAGGGGTTGTTCATGATAGCTGTTTCTCTTTTAACCAGCTTTGGTGCTCTGGCGGGAAGCTATCTGGGCGCAAGCCTTTCCGCAAAACTGGGGCGGGATATCCGAAACGCCCTCTATGATAAAACACTATCCTTTTCCGCTTCTGATATGGAACGGTTTGGAACGGGGTCAATGATTACCCGAACATTAAGTGATGTGAATATTGTTCAGCAGTCAGTAATCATGGTGGTACAAATGATTTTGCCTGTGCCCGTTGTCTGTATCTTGGGGATTGTAATGGCCTTTCGTATTGATGTGATGATGGGATGGATTCTGACGGGAGTGACCCTTGCAATACTCTTTATGGCATTTTGTGTAATAAAAAAGGCTGCACCACTTTTTCAGCGTCTACAGCGGTTTCTTGACCGTATGAATATCGTTATCCGAGAGAATATCACGGGTGTTCGAGTAATCCGTGCTTTTAACAAAGAGCTCTTCGAGGAAAAGCGGATGAGCAGGGTATTTGGAGATTATAGAGAAGTATCCGTTAAAGTAAATCGTTTGTTTGCCGGTTTGGAAAGCACAGCGCTGCTGGTAATCAATCTTGTAATTGTGGGAATTCTTTATGTAGGAGGTAATCGTACAGGGGCGGGATTTATGAAAATTGGGGATATCATAGCTTTGAGTGAATATGCCATTCTGATTTTGTTTTATCTCATCATGGCGCAGATGGTAATGGTTATGCTTCCCAGGGCCCTTATCTGCATCGGGAGAATTCAAGATGTCCTTGATTTGGAACCTGAAATTAAAGATGGCAACTATTCTGAGCAACCAATAAAAACGGAGGGTACGGATGTTATTCGGTTTGAGAATGTCAGCTTCTGTTTTTCTGATGCGGGTGAAAATACGTTGAGCGAACTGAATTTTATCTGCAAACGGGGACAGACCACTGCAATCATAGGCAGTACAGGCAGTGGCAAATCAACCATTGCTAAGCTGATTCTACGCTTTCACGATGTGTCAAAGGGTGCGATTAAACTGAACGAAATGAATATTCGAGATATGGAGCAGTCTCATTTGCGGGAGCATATTTCTTATGTGCCGCAAAAAGCATGGCTTTTTTCAGGTACGATTGCAAATAATCTTCTGTATGGAAATAAGGATGCCTCAGAGGAGGAGATGCAGCATATCCTTTCTGTAGCGCAGGCGGATTTTGTAACTGAACTGTCGGGCGGGCTTCTGGCACATGTTGCCCAGGGAGGCATCAATTTTTCCGGCGGACAAAAGCAAAGACTTTCCATAGCCCGTGCCCTGATGAAAAAAGCGGATTTGTATATCTTTGACGACAGCTTTTCTGCACTGGATTTTAAGACGGATGCAGCGCTGCGAAAAGCACTGAAAAATCAGACAAAGCATTCTGCTGTTTTAATTATTGCACAGCGTATTAGCACAATTATGAATGCAGATCAAATCATTGTATTGGAAAACGGAAAAATCGTCGGTATCGGCACACATCAATCTCTGATGGAAGAATGTCCTGTTTATCAAGACATTGCCAAGTCTCAAATGAAAGGGGAGGTAGCTCGTGGCTGA